The proteins below come from a single Eubacterium limosum genomic window:
- a CDS encoding DegV family protein, whose amino-acid sequence MSIKIITDSTSDISQEEAKKLDVSIVPLKVIVGDNQYDEGVDISIEEFYPILESSKTLPTTSQPTPTQFLPYFEEAKKAGDDVIVLLLSSKISGTVQSATLAKNMAEYDRIHIIDTLNASMGLRLLVEYAVNMRADGKTADEIVSVLDEARHRLVLLAMVDTLEYLQKGGRLGKGAATMGSLLRIKPIVTLNQGSLEMLAKARGLKNGNKILSEQIAKAQGLDPNVPVYLGYTRDKEQVMDFKAQAVRDHHLDKIEMHPVGCVIGTHTGPGAVILVFLKAK is encoded by the coding sequence ATGTCCATAAAAATTATTACCGACTCAACTTCTGATATCTCACAGGAGGAGGCTAAAAAGCTGGACGTCTCCATCGTCCCGCTTAAGGTTATCGTAGGCGATAACCAATACGATGAAGGGGTGGATATCAGCATTGAGGAATTTTACCCGATCCTTGAGAGCTCAAAAACCCTGCCGACCACCTCACAGCCAACACCCACACAGTTTCTCCCCTATTTTGAGGAAGCTAAAAAGGCCGGCGACGATGTCATTGTCTTGCTGCTGTCCAGCAAAATCAGCGGAACGGTTCAGAGCGCAACTCTGGCCAAAAACATGGCCGAATACGACCGCATTCACATCATCGACACCTTAAACGCCAGCATGGGCCTGCGCCTGCTGGTTGAATATGCCGTAAACATGCGGGCTGATGGTAAAACAGCTGATGAGATCGTTTCTGTCCTTGACGAAGCCCGCCACCGCCTGGTGCTGCTGGCCATGGTCGACACGCTGGAATACCTGCAAAAGGGCGGCCGCCTTGGCAAAGGCGCGGCCACCATGGGCTCCCTGCTGCGGATCAAGCCCATCGTTACCCTGAACCAGGGCAGTCTTGAAATGCTGGCAAAGGCCCGCGGCTTAAAAAACGGCAATAAGATCCTTTCTGAGCAGATCGCCAAGGCCCAGGGTCTGGACCCCAATGTGCCTGTCTATCTTGGTTATACCCGGGACAAGGAGCAGGTTATGGACTTTAAAGCCCAGGCCGTCCGCGACCACCATCTGGACAAAATTGAAATGCACCCGGTAGGCTGTGTCATCGGAACGCACACCGGCCCCGGGGCGGTCATCCTTGTCTTTTTAAAGGCGAAATAA
- a CDS encoding ABC transporter permease produces MNNSTVMDLSIFNLAIAYIFVLLLLVIFKARGIKREKMILIATTRMTLQLTVMGYILMYVFENPSWWLTLLMLSVMVGFAIFNALKRVKTPMNKKLRQLIAVSMVAGYGVTAIIFMLAVLHVTPWFNPQYIIPISGMIVGNAMTGIALGANKLCSAILERHDQIESALMLGATPKAATRDIVNDAFDSAILPTMNNMLTMGIVSLPGMMTGQILSGTFPLTAIKYQIGIMLAILGCTAITVVLFVTLGYKTFFTKDAQFISSQQ; encoded by the coding sequence ATGAATAACAGCACGGTTATGGATCTTTCCATTTTTAATCTCGCCATCGCCTACATCTTTGTGCTCTTGCTGCTGGTCATCTTTAAGGCAAGGGGCATCAAACGTGAAAAGATGATCCTCATCGCCACCACCCGCATGACCCTTCAGCTCACAGTGATGGGCTATATTTTAATGTATGTTTTTGAAAATCCCAGCTGGTGGCTGACGCTGCTCATGCTCTCCGTCATGGTTGGATTTGCCATCTTTAATGCTTTGAAACGTGTGAAAACACCCATGAACAAAAAGCTCAGGCAGCTCATCGCCGTATCGATGGTGGCTGGCTATGGTGTCACTGCAATTATTTTCATGCTGGCAGTGCTGCATGTTACTCCCTGGTTTAACCCGCAGTACATTATTCCCATATCAGGCATGATTGTCGGCAATGCCATGACAGGTATCGCCCTGGGGGCCAACAAGCTGTGCAGCGCCATACTTGAAAGACATGACCAGATTGAAAGCGCCCTCATGCTGGGCGCCACCCCCAAGGCCGCAACCCGGGATATCGTCAACGACGCCTTTGACAGTGCCATTCTCCCCACCATGAACAATATGCTTACCATGGGCATTGTCTCCCTGCCGGGCATGATGACCGGGCAGATCCTCTCCGGGACCTTTCCCCTGACTGCCATCAAATACCAGATCGGTATCATGCTGGCTATTCTGGGCTGCACAGCCATCACCGTGGTTCTGTTTGTCACTCTGGGCTATAAAACCTTTTTCACGAAAGATGCCCAGTTTATCAGCAGCCAGCAGTAA
- a CDS encoding GntR family transcriptional regulator — MSELATQNLATYVYENLLLRIMTGILKKGDVLPSRKQLAEEYNVAEITIRTAIQMLALNSLVSTSQGKGTVVIFDMQHDENSQFYWNFMSKRVGSIVDVMRATSLFFSDIMIHAALNCGPEDIARFKQLYADYQEARGRNIVVCFSRFWIELLETLKNPLVKELYQQMVQFTGLFSIIFEEKMMMDFKEWSLPYLQVFFQGMEEVSLDKLQQGLGAVFGDSEFVAYSERYNDKLGAKEQVPFYWFISSERHNLTDSIINVILKRIEIGEYQIGDSIPSLNRIREEFQVSVKTARNALSGLEETGMIERSQGKKAVVIKREAIRIEQEKIPVQQMQNDLKNLLDARAAMMLTHKTFVREAMKGKRKNKKTEQQGSRLKTVTYHSPIPLFNEMALQMESPTLRHIYMQLENIMIKGSHYRQTANYDYSSRVSVIMENYERALNAYLEGNEEDLEKNLYEVIRIQYDVTADYCRRMGVPVEQVIT, encoded by the coding sequence ATGAGTGAATTAGCCACCCAGAATTTGGCAACCTATGTTTATGAAAACCTGCTGCTTAGAATCATGACGGGAATACTAAAAAAAGGCGATGTTCTGCCGTCCAGAAAGCAGCTGGCCGAAGAATATAATGTCGCAGAGATTACCATCCGCACAGCGATCCAGATGCTGGCACTCAACAGTTTGGTGAGCACCTCTCAGGGAAAGGGAACGGTTGTCATCTTTGATATGCAGCATGATGAAAACTCGCAGTTTTACTGGAATTTTATGTCTAAACGTGTCGGCTCCATCGTGGATGTGATGCGGGCCACATCGCTGTTTTTTTCGGATATTATGATTCATGCGGCCTTGAACTGTGGCCCTGAGGACATTGCCCGTTTTAAACAGCTTTACGCAGATTATCAGGAAGCCCGCGGAAGAAACATCGTCGTTTGCTTCAGCCGCTTTTGGATAGAGCTTCTGGAAACATTGAAAAATCCGCTTGTCAAGGAGCTTTACCAGCAGATGGTCCAGTTTACCGGCTTGTTTTCCATTATTTTTGAAGAGAAAATGATGATGGATTTTAAAGAATGGTCGCTGCCTTATCTGCAGGTCTTTTTTCAGGGAATGGAGGAAGTCAGCCTGGATAAGCTGCAGCAGGGGCTGGGTGCAGTGTTTGGAGATAGCGAGTTTGTGGCGTATTCTGAAAGGTACAATGACAAACTGGGCGCAAAAGAACAGGTCCCATTTTACTGGTTTATCAGCAGTGAACGTCATAATCTGACGGATTCCATCATTAATGTTATCCTGAAACGCATTGAAATTGGAGAGTACCAGATAGGTGATTCCATCCCATCCCTTAATAGGATCCGGGAAGAATTCCAGGTTTCAGTCAAAACGGCCAGAAATGCGCTCAGCGGACTGGAGGAGACTGGCATGATCGAGCGTTCCCAGGGGAAAAAGGCAGTTGTCATTAAGCGTGAGGCTATCCGGATAGAGCAGGAAAAAATACCGGTCCAGCAGATGCAAAACGACCTGAAAAACCTGCTGGATGCACGGGCTGCGATGATGCTTACCCATAAAACCTTTGTCCGTGAGGCGATGAAGGGAAAACGGAAAAATAAGAAAACGGAGCAGCAGGGAAGCCGGCTGAAAACAGTGACCTATCATTCGCCGATTCCTCTGTTTAATGAAATGGCTCTGCAGATGGAATCACCGACGCTGCGGCATATTTACATGCAGCTTGAAAACATCATGATTAAGGGCAGCCATTACAGACAGACCGCGAACTATGATTACAGCAGTCGGGTCAGTGTTATTATGGAAAACTATGAAAGGGCCCTCAACGCTTACCTTGAGGGAAATGAGGAAGATCTGGAAAAAAACCTGTATGAGGTTATCCGCATACAATACGACGTTACAGCGGACTATTGCCGCAGAATGGGGGTTCCGGTAGAACAGGTTATTACCTAA
- a CDS encoding TetR/AcrR family transcriptional regulator: protein MSTLKADMKRNYILDKARDVFIQKGFAAVTMKDIVEACDISRGGLYRYYGSTRDIFLALFQRDAKEELERVEVAIWEEMSARDILFSYMKRQKCAFEQERTTLSNAAYEFFLENPDDRVIFQWQFDGISEMLREILEYGVRKGEFVLPDTAAFARHLALFINSMQLSLPLLNFPGPRIEEQFGLLLRPILAS, encoded by the coding sequence ATGAGTACACTGAAGGCCGATATGAAGCGGAATTATATTTTAGACAAGGCGCGGGATGTTTTTATCCAGAAGGGTTTTGCCGCCGTTACCATGAAGGACATTGTGGAGGCCTGCGATATCAGCCGGGGCGGACTGTACCGCTATTACGGATCGACCCGGGATATTTTTCTGGCGTTGTTCCAGCGTGACGCCAAAGAGGAGCTGGAGCGTGTAGAGGTGGCGATTTGGGAGGAAATGTCTGCCAGAGACATTCTTTTTTCCTATATGAAGCGGCAGAAGTGTGCCTTTGAGCAGGAGAGAACCACCTTATCCAATGCTGCCTATGAGTTCTTTCTTGAAAACCCCGACGACCGGGTGATCTTTCAGTGGCAGTTTGACGGCATTTCCGAAATGCTGCGGGAAATTTTGGAGTATGGCGTTCGAAAGGGTGAGTTTGTTTTGCCTGACACTGCGGCCTTTGCCAGGCATCTGGCTCTTTTTATCAACAGCATGCAGCTGTCATTACCCCTGCTAAACTTTCCGGGTCCTCGGATTGAGGAACAGTTCGGATTGCTTTTAAGACCGATTTTAGCCAGTTAG
- a CDS encoding putative bifunctional diguanylate cyclase/phosphodiesterase → MTAQIYKTDYLPGQEQKQELFIRQLEKILKEKRTEAVLAAMDIQNFKSVNEIWGMSNGSRLLSIIIDQSLKFLGSGESISRFFKDRFYLLLLGPVNTIKERLEAIRQQIEAEFVRCISYPYSLVVSLGLCEYNEDVESGDEWLIRVNYALESAELPVGDGFAVYDNAMRKNLHEIRKIEKRMQFGIENKEFKIYLQPQFELATGRLSGAEALVRWINPEAGPISCPDQFIPLFEKNGFIRKLDFYMMEQACQVLSGWKKQALEPVPIAVNISRRHIGEPGLADRLLEICKTNGVPPEYIEIELTETFELSENETLRKGLGTLKKAGFSLALDDFGKENTSISLLREACFDVIKFDKSFLNGCTENERAQNLLDSMLRMVKKLGIKTHVEGIECREEETLLKKYQCDRVQGFYYAKPMPAEMLTNYLPKT, encoded by the coding sequence GACTATCTGCCGGGACAGGAGCAAAAACAGGAGCTTTTTATCCGGCAGCTGGAGAAAATCCTGAAAGAAAAAAGAACAGAAGCGGTTTTAGCCGCCATGGATATTCAGAATTTTAAATCGGTAAATGAAATCTGGGGTATGAGCAATGGCAGCCGTCTGCTGTCAATCATTATCGACCAGTCGCTAAAATTCCTGGGCAGTGGCGAGAGTATTTCTCGCTTTTTTAAGGATCGTTTTTATCTGCTGCTGCTGGGACCGGTGAATACCATAAAGGAAAGGCTGGAAGCCATAAGACAGCAGATTGAAGCAGAATTTGTACGTTGCATTAGTTATCCCTATTCGTTAGTGGTGAGCCTTGGGCTTTGTGAATACAATGAAGATGTGGAAAGCGGTGACGAATGGCTCATACGGGTAAATTATGCGCTGGAAAGCGCTGAACTGCCTGTGGGCGATGGTTTTGCGGTTTATGATAACGCCATGCGGAAAAATCTTCATGAGATTCGAAAGATTGAAAAACGGATGCAGTTCGGCATTGAGAATAAAGAATTTAAAATATATCTTCAGCCGCAGTTTGAACTGGCAACAGGACGCCTTTCCGGTGCTGAAGCCCTGGTCCGCTGGATCAATCCAGAGGCAGGGCCAATTAGCTGTCCAGATCAGTTTATTCCTTTGTTTGAGAAAAACGGTTTTATCAGAAAACTGGACTTCTATATGATGGAGCAAGCCTGTCAGGTGCTAAGCGGCTGGAAAAAGCAGGCTCTGGAACCAGTACCCATTGCGGTAAATATTTCAAGACGCCACATCGGGGAACCGGGATTGGCAGACAGATTGCTTGAGATTTGCAAGACCAATGGGGTGCCACCAGAATACATTGAAATTGAACTGACCGAGACCTTTGAGCTCTCAGAAAATGAGACGCTCAGGAAAGGACTGGGCACACTGAAAAAAGCCGGATTTTCACTGGCTTTGGACGATTTCGGTAAAGAGAACACCTCCATAAGCCTGCTCAGGGAAGCCTGCTTCGATGTGATTAAATTTGACAAATCGTTTTTGAATGGCTGTACAGAGAATGAGCGCGCCCAGAATCTGCTGGATTCGATGCTGCGGATGGTTAAAAAACTTGGAATTAAAACACATGTGGAGGGCATTGAATGCCGGGAAGAGGAAACTTTGTTAAAAAAATACCAGTGTGACCGGGTTCAGGGGTTTTATTATGCGAAGCCCATGCCCGCAGAGATGCTGACAAACTATTTGCCAAAAACATAA
- a CDS encoding ABC transporter ATP-binding protein, with protein MFEICNLKFKNILDIEALTIDRPITCIIGSSGSGKTTLLKHLNKLYTPDSGAIAYNGSDLADIPAVSLRREVVMLGQTPVIYSGDLEENLQIGLRFSEKLPASRDRLLNALEQVKLDKPLDDPCLSLSGGEKQRLCLARVMLMDAEVYLLDEPSAALDKETEHFIITNLADFVTREKKALIMVTHSEEVSGLYPEGTIRIENGRTGGYAHE; from the coding sequence GTGTTTGAAATCTGTAATCTGAAATTCAAAAATATTCTGGACATTGAGGCTCTAACCATTGACCGTCCCATCACCTGTATCATCGGCTCCTCGGGCAGCGGAAAAACTACACTGCTCAAGCATTTAAACAAGCTGTATACCCCCGACAGCGGCGCCATTGCCTACAACGGCAGCGATCTCGCTGATATCCCGGCTGTGTCTTTGCGCCGCGAGGTGGTCATGCTCGGGCAGACTCCGGTAATTTACAGCGGCGACCTGGAAGAAAATTTACAGATCGGCCTCCGTTTTTCTGAGAAGCTGCCCGCGTCCAGAGACCGCCTGCTAAACGCCCTCGAGCAGGTGAAGCTGGATAAGCCGCTGGATGATCCCTGTCTCAGCCTTTCGGGCGGTGAAAAGCAGCGCCTCTGCCTGGCCCGCGTCATGCTCATGGATGCAGAAGTTTATCTGCTTGACGAGCCCTCAGCAGCGCTGGATAAGGAAACGGAACATTTTATCATCACTAATCTGGCCGATTTTGTGACGCGCGAAAAGAAAGCGCTCATCATGGTCACCCACTCCGAGGAGGTCTCCGGCCTTTATCCCGAGGGGACCATCCGCATCGAAAACGGACGGACAGGAGGCTACGCCCATGAATAA